The following coding sequences lie in one Populus trichocarpa isolate Nisqually-1 chromosome 14, P.trichocarpa_v4.1, whole genome shotgun sequence genomic window:
- the LOC112324164 gene encoding uncharacterized protein LOC112324164: protein MKDSETIKEYLDKLLGIVNKVRLLGTDFSDCRIVEKILVTVPERYEASITTLENTKDLSKIILAKLINALQAQEQRMLMRQDRIFEGALPAKHQEYGKKKYFKKYQLSSNENTASNINQSKAVICKNKFQIREADAQVADQDDEDQMFVATCFSTRSSSECCLIDSGCTNHMTFDITLFKDLQSTEISKVRIGNGDYISAKGKGTIAIATNSGTKTISDVLYVPDIDQNLLSVGQLIEKGFKVTFEDQCCLIYDAAGQKILQIKMREVAGVFWKFKKMVENQSGCKIQSIRSDNGKEYTSAEFNLVCKEAGIEHQLTAPYILEQNGVSERRNRYVMEMTRCMLLEKELPKEFWAEAANTTVFLQNRLPAKFLEDKTPFEVKRDKIDKKAVPGIFVGYSSVSKAYKWQNEQEDEPPIRGTKLLSDIYQRCNVAIYEPAGYEEALKDFKWKKTMEEEMSMIQKNKTWDLVDRPEGRKVIGEKWIFKTKFNADNSINKYKARLVVKGLDTIRLLLVIAAQKGWKVFQLDVKSTFLNGVLQEEIYVKQPDGFAIQGEEDKVYLLQKALYELKQAPRAWYSRIDDHLLNLGFVKSLSKATLYIRLKDDDILIMSLYVDDLLITGSNELQIEEFKQEMMRVFEMTDLGLMTYFLGMEVKQSKNEVFICQKKYAKEILKKFQMEECKATSTPMNQKEKLCKDDGAHKIDEGYFRSIIGCLMYLTTTRPAILFDVSLLSRFMHRASELHLRAAKRILRYVRGTVSFGVKYEKCKSFKLHGFSDSDWAVTIEDMKSTSGYCFTLGS, encoded by the exons ATGAAGGATTCTGAGACTATAAAGGAGTACTTAGACAAATTGCTTGGGATTGTCAACAAGGTAAGGTTACTTGGCACAGATTTCTCTGATTGCAGAATTGTTGAGAAAATTCTTGTAACAGTGCCTGAGAGATATGAAGCATCCATAACCACCTTGGAGAATACAAAAGATTTGTCCAAGATAATCTTGGCAAAGCTGATAAATGCCTTGCAGGCTCAAGAGCAACGCATGCTTATGAGGCAGGATCGTATTTTTGAAGGAGCCTTGCCAGCCAAGCATCAAGAGTATGGCAAGaagaaatatttcaagaaatatcAACTTTCAAGCAATGAAAACACTGCCAGCAACATAAATCAAAGCAAGg CTGTAATCTGCAAAAACAAGTTTCAGATACGAGAAGCAGATGCTCAAGTTGCTGATCAAGATGATGAAGATCAGATGTTTGTGGCAACCTGTTTTTCAACCAGGAGCTCATCAGAATGTTGCCTGATCGACAGTGGTTGTACAAACCATATGACATTTGACATAACTCTTTTCAAGGACTTGCAGTCGACTGAAATTTCAAAAGTTCGAATAGGGAATGGTGACTACATTTcagcaaaaggaaaaggaaccaTTGCAATTGCAACAAACTCAGGTACAAAAACCATTTCAGATGTTCTTTATGTACCtgatattgatcaaaatttgCTGAGTGTGGGTCAGCTAATAGAAAAGGGATTCAAAGTGACGTTTGAAGATCAATGCTGCCTCATCTATGATGCTGCTGGACAGAAAATTTTACAAATCAAAATGAGAG AAGTAGCTGGAGTCTTTTGGAAGTTCAAGAAAATGGTGGAAAATCAAAGTGGCTGCAAAATACAAAGTATAAGGTCAGATAATGGAAAGGAGTACACATCAGCAgaatttaatttggtttgtaAAGAAGCTGGGATTGAACATCAGCTCACTGCTCCCTACATTCTAGAACAAAACGGTGTTAGTGAAAGAAGAAACAGATATGTAATGGAGATGACTAGATGTATGTTGCTTGAGAAGGAGTTGCCTAAGGAGTTTTGGGCAGAGGCAGCAAATACAACAGTCTTTCTTCAAAATCGACTTCCAGCAAAGTTTTTGGAAGACAAAACACCATTTGAA GTCAAGCGTGACAAAATTGACAAGAAAGCAGTTCCAGGTATATTTGTGGGATACAGTTCTGTCTCCAAAGCTTACAAA TGGCAGAATGAACAAGAAGATGAACCTCCAATCAGAGGTACAAAGTTACTTTCAGACATCTATCAAAGATGTAATGTTGCAATATATGAACCTGCTGGATATGAAGAAGCTCTCAAAGACTTcaaatggaagaaaacaatgGAGGAGGAGATGTCAAtgattcagaaaaataaaacctGGGATTTAGTTGACAGACCTGAAGGCAGAAAAGTCATTGGAGAAAAgtggattttcaaaacaaagtttaatgCAGACAACTCTATCAACAAATACAAGGCCAGACTTGTAGTTAAAGG ATTGGACACAATTAGATTGCTACTAGTAATTGCAGCACAAAAAGGGTGGAAAGTGTTCCAATTAGATGTCAAATCAACATTTTTAAATGGTGTATTACAGGAAGAAATATATGTGAAGCAGCCAGATGGGTTTGCGATTCAAGGTGAAGAGGATAAAGTATATCTGCTACAAAAAGCTCTCTACGAGCTTAAGCAAGCTCCTAGAGCTTGGTACAGCAGGATTGATGATCATTTGCTGAACTTAGGCTTTGTCAAAAGCTTATCTAAGGCCACTCTTTATATCAGACTGAAGGATGATGACATTCTTATAATGTCTTTGTATGTTGATGATCTCTTGATAACAGGAAGTAATGAACTGCAAATTGAAGAGTTTAAACAAGAGATGATGCGTGTGTTTGAAATGACCGATCTTGGTCTTATGACTTATTTTCTTGGAATGGAGGTCAAGCAAAGCAAAAATGAAGTTTTCATCTGCCAAAAGAAATATGCAAAGGAAATACTGAAGAAATTTCAGATGGAGGAATGCAAAGCAACCAGCACACCCATGAATCAAAAAGAAAAGCTGTGCAAGGATGACGGTGCTCATAAAATTGATGAGGGTTATTTCAGAAGCATAATTGGTTGCTTAATGTATCTTACTACAACAAGGCCTGCCATTTTGTTTGATGTAAGTCTCTTATCTCGTTTTATGCATAGAGCTAGTGAATTACATTTAAGAGCTGCAAAAAGAATATTGAGGTATGTAAGAGGGACTGTAAGTTTTGGTGTAAAGTATGAGAAGTGCAAAAGTTTTAAACTGCATGGATTCTCAGACAGTGACTGGGCTGTAACTATTGAAGATATGAAGAGCACTTCTGGGTATTGCTTTACCCTTGGCTCATGA
- the LOC7456012 gene encoding nudix hydrolase 2 isoform X1 has product MLYISNNIWLNINDKQMIRIRYRKLVFLLPSKNSPSPVSLPPNRPRLSTTLLSSSSRHGFSKGSSYFKAFFSPRKIPASTSSLSIKEQIEAESRVEHVGLLNAVEDLYEGIVIEMKEPVDSTEFIPSLRASIVKWRQQGKKGVWIKLPIGLVSLVEPIVQEGFRYHHAEPDYLMLVYWIPDTPDTLPENASHRVGVGAFVLNSNGEVLVVKENSGEFKGTGVWKLPTGVVNEGEDIPSASIREVKEETGIDTEFMEVLAFRQSHRSFFSKSDLFFICMLRPRSFDIQKQDLELEAAQWMPIEDYVNQPYNKEHQLFKYVAEICKTKAKMDYSGFSAMPVGPDSGKETYLFFNNRDFN; this is encoded by the exons ATGCTGTATATTAGCAATAATATTTGGCTTAACATTAATGATAAGCAGATGATCAGAATCAGGTATCGCAAACTAGTGTTTCTTCTTCCGAGCAAGAACTCTCCGTCACCAGTTTCTCTACCTCCAAATAGGCCTCGTCTGTCGACCACCCTATTATCTTCATCTTCTCGTCATGGATTTTCGAAAG GTAGCAGTTATTTCAAGGCTTTCTTTTCGCCCAGGAAAATTCCAGCTTCAACAAGTTCATTGTCTATTAAGGAGCAAATTGAAGCTGAAAGTAGAGTCGAGCATGTTGGATTACTCAATGCAGTTGAGGATTTGTATGAAGGAATTGTAATAGAAATGAAAGAACCTGTGGACTCTACAGAATTTATCCCTTCACTCAGAGCATCCATAGTAAAATGGAGGCAACAA GGGAAAAAGGGTGTATGGATCAAATTGCCTATTGGACTTGTCAGTCTTGTTGAACCTATAGTTCAG GAAGGATTTAGATATCATCATGCTGAACCAGACTACTTGATGCTGGTGTATTGGATTCCTGATACTCCTGATACTCTTCCAGAAAATGCTTCGCATCGTGTAGGGGTTGGGGCTTTTGTATTGAATAGTAATGGAGAG GTTCTTGTAGTCAAGGAGAATAGTGGAGAATTTAAAGGCACAGGTGTATGGAAGCTACCTACCGGGGTGGTTAATGAG GGTGAGGATATTCCTTCAGCTTCAATTCGAGAAGTTAAGGAAGAGACAGGA ATTGACACAGAATTTATGGAAGTTCTAGCATTCAG ACAAAGCCACCGATCATTCTTTAGCAAATCAGATCTATTTTTCATTTGCATGCTAAGGCCACGCTCTTTTGACATCCAGAAGCAAGATTTAGAGCTCGAGGCAGCTCAG TGGATGCCAATTGAAGACTATGTGAACCAACCTTATAACAAAGAACATCAGCTCTTCAAATATGTTGCCGAAATATGCAAAACTAAAGCCAAGATGGACTACAGTGGGTTTTCTGCAATGCCTGTAGGCCCAGATTCTGGTAAAGAAACCTACTTGTTCTTCAACAACAGGGATTTCAACTAA
- the LOC7456012 gene encoding nudix hydrolase 2 isoform X2, with protein MDFRKALLHVILFIFTMRSSSYFKAFFSPRKIPASTSSLSIKEQIEAESRVEHVGLLNAVEDLYEGIVIEMKEPVDSTEFIPSLRASIVKWRQQGKKGVWIKLPIGLVSLVEPIVQEGFRYHHAEPDYLMLVYWIPDTPDTLPENASHRVGVGAFVLNSNGEVLVVKENSGEFKGTGVWKLPTGVVNEGEDIPSASIREVKEETGIDTEFMEVLAFRQSHRSFFSKSDLFFICMLRPRSFDIQKQDLELEAAQWMPIEDYVNQPYNKEHQLFKYVAEICKTKAKMDYSGFSAMPVGPDSGKETYLFFNNRDFN; from the exons ATGGATTTTCGAAAG GCACTTCTTCATGTCATTCTCTTCATCTTCACAATGAGGA GTAGCAGTTATTTCAAGGCTTTCTTTTCGCCCAGGAAAATTCCAGCTTCAACAAGTTCATTGTCTATTAAGGAGCAAATTGAAGCTGAAAGTAGAGTCGAGCATGTTGGATTACTCAATGCAGTTGAGGATTTGTATGAAGGAATTGTAATAGAAATGAAAGAACCTGTGGACTCTACAGAATTTATCCCTTCACTCAGAGCATCCATAGTAAAATGGAGGCAACAA GGGAAAAAGGGTGTATGGATCAAATTGCCTATTGGACTTGTCAGTCTTGTTGAACCTATAGTTCAG GAAGGATTTAGATATCATCATGCTGAACCAGACTACTTGATGCTGGTGTATTGGATTCCTGATACTCCTGATACTCTTCCAGAAAATGCTTCGCATCGTGTAGGGGTTGGGGCTTTTGTATTGAATAGTAATGGAGAG GTTCTTGTAGTCAAGGAGAATAGTGGAGAATTTAAAGGCACAGGTGTATGGAAGCTACCTACCGGGGTGGTTAATGAG GGTGAGGATATTCCTTCAGCTTCAATTCGAGAAGTTAAGGAAGAGACAGGA ATTGACACAGAATTTATGGAAGTTCTAGCATTCAG ACAAAGCCACCGATCATTCTTTAGCAAATCAGATCTATTTTTCATTTGCATGCTAAGGCCACGCTCTTTTGACATCCAGAAGCAAGATTTAGAGCTCGAGGCAGCTCAG TGGATGCCAATTGAAGACTATGTGAACCAACCTTATAACAAAGAACATCAGCTCTTCAAATATGTTGCCGAAATATGCAAAACTAAAGCCAAGATGGACTACAGTGGGTTTTCTGCAATGCCTGTAGGCCCAGATTCTGGTAAAGAAACCTACTTGTTCTTCAACAACAGGGATTTCAACTAA
- the LOC7469335 gene encoding protein ACTIVITY OF BC1 COMPLEX KINASE 7, chloroplastic encodes MAAILASQGCYCHHIDLMNEGRILSDNLSFSSSVSNPFVKFDRKIRNVIFSDKLRMEVEMRQTESPASKNLGSSGPPDPKKLGSNGRVIKMVPTSEVMKKRTPNGNRVDIQNRTKQVINGATLAKRDSSAALVKSTRSRETDKLPPLEDFRVLPTDEGFSWADENYNDFRRTIDIWSFVLALRVRVTYDNAKWAYVRGFTEDKQKSRRRRTASWLRECVLQLGPTFIKLGQLSSTRSDLFPREFVDELAKLQDRVPAFSPKKARSFIERELGAPIDVLFKAFEDQPIAAASLGQVHRAILHNGEKVVVKVQRPGLKKLFDIDLRNLKLIAEYFQRSETFGGASRDWIGIYEECKRILYEEIDYINEGKNADRFRRDFRNIKWVRVPLVFWDYTATKVLTLEYVPGVKINHLGMLDSRGYDRSRISSRAIEAYLIQILKTGFFHADPHPGNLAVDVDESLIYYDFGMMGEIKTFTRERLLELFYAVYEKDAKKVIQSLIDLEALQPTGDLSSVRRSVQFFLNNLLSQTPDQQQTLAAIGEDLFAIAQDQPFLFPSTFTFVIRAFSTLEGIGYILDPDFSFVKIAAPYAQELLDGRQRPRNGTRLVEEIRKQANDARSSTISMPYRIQRIEDFVKQLEAGDLKLRVRVLESERAAQKATILQMATMYTVLGGTLLNLGVTFSNQGSQVFANGSFIGAGVFLTLLLRSMQRVKKLDKFEKMV; translated from the exons ATGGCGGCAATACTGGCTTCACAAGGTTGTTATTGTCATcatattgatttgatgaatgAAGGAAGGATATTATCGGACAATCTCAGTTTCTCGAGTTCGGTTTCGAACCCATTTGTGAAGTTTGACCGAAAAATACGTAACGTGATTTTCTCTGATAAATTAAGAATGGAAGTTGAAATGCGACAAACTGAGTCGCCGGCTTCAAAAAACTTAGGTTCCAGTGGACCACCAGACCCAAAAAAACTAGGGTCCAATGGAAGAGTGATAAAGATGGTGCCTACAAGTGAGGTGATGAAGAAAAGAACCCCGAATGGTAACAGAGTAGATATACAGAATAGAACGAAGCAGGTTATTAATGGAGCGACTTTAGCTAAGAGAGATTCTAGCGCTGCACTTGTAAAGTCAACAAGATCTAGAGAGACTGACAAACTTCCACCACTGGAGGATTTTAGGGTTCTTCCAACAGATGAGGGCTTCAGTTGGGCGGATGAGAATTACAATGACTTTCGAAGGACCATTGACATTTGGTCCTTTGTTCTGGCCTTGCGTGTTCGTGTTACGTATGACAATGCCAAATGGGCATACGTGAGAGGTTTCACAGAAGATAAACAG AAAAGCCGTAGGAGAAGAACTGCTTCATGGCTACGGGAGTGTGTATTGCAGCTTGGTCCAACTTTTATCAAACTTGGACAATTATCCTCAACAAGGTCAGATCTATTTCCCCGAGAGTTTGTGGATGAGCTTGCCAAGTTGCAG GATAGGGTGCCTGCCTTCTCTCCGAAGAAAGCAAGAAGTTTCATTGAGAGAGAATTGGGAGCTCCGATTGATGTGCTGTTTAAGGCGTTTGAGGACCAGCCAATTGCTGCAGCTAGTCTTGGTCAG GTGCACCGCGCCATCCTGCATAATGGGGAGAAAGTAGTTGTGAAAGTTCAAAGGCCTGGTCTCAAGAAACTTTTTGACATCGACTTAA GAAATTTAAAGCTAATCGCAGAGTACTTTCAGAGAAGCGAGACTTTTGGTGGTGCAAGTAGAGACTGGATTGGCATATATGAAGAATGCAAAAG GATTTTGTACGAGGAGATTGATTATATTAATGAAGGAAAAAATGCTGACAGATTCCGCCGAGATTTTCGGAATATAAAATGGGTCCGAGTGCCG CTGGTATTCTGGGATTATACTGCCACGAAGGTTTTGACTTTGGAGTATGTACCGG GGGTTAAGATAAATCATTTAGGTATGCTAGATTCACGGGGATATGATCGTTCACGAATTTCATCACGGGCCATAGAAGCATATTTGATTCAG ATTCTGAAAACTGGTTTCTTTCATGCTGATCCTCATCCTGGAAATCTCGCTGTCGATGTGGATGAATCACTTATCTATTATGACTTTGGTATGATGGGAGAGATCAAAACTTTTACACGCGAGAGGCTACTTGAACTTTTCTATGCAGTTTATGAAAAAGACGCAAAAAag GTTATTCAAAGCCTCATAGATCTTGAAGCACTTCAGCCCACTGGAGATTTATCATCT GTGAGGAGATCTGTACAGTTTTTCCTGAACAATTTACTGAGCCAGACACCTGATCAGCAGCAGACTTTGGCTGCAATTGGGGAG GATTTGTTTGCAATAGCTCAGGATCAGCCATTCCTGTTTCCATCCACATTTACCTTCGTCATTAGAGCATTTTCAACGCTTGAAG GTATCGGGTACATTCTTGATCCAGATTTTTCCTTTGTGAAGATTGCTGCCCCTTATGCGCAG GAGCTTTTAGATGGAAGACAAAGGCCACGTAATGGAACACGACTAGTTGAGGAAATAAGGAAACAAGCAAATGAT GCTAGAAGTTCCACCATATCCATGCCGTACAGAATCCAACGAATAGAGGATTTTGTGAAACAACTTGAAGCGGGTGACTTGAAACTCCGAGTCCGGGTGCTTGAG TCAGAAAGAGCTGCTCAAAAAGCAACAATACTACAAATGGCGACCATGTATACAGTCTTAGGAGGTACCCTACTAAACCTCGGGGTAACCTTCAGCAACCAGGGCAGTCAAGTTTTCGCAAATGGATCGTTCATTGGTGCAG GAGTTTTTCTGACACTTCTTCTAAGGTCGATGCAAAGGGTAAAGAAGCTTGATAAATTTGAGAAGATGGTATGA